The genome window AGAGACAGGGCCAGATAATTACGGAAACAGGAGTACTGAGAGATCAGAAGAGATGGAGGGAGGCTGAGACCCAAAAGGGTCTCAGAAACAAAAGCAGAGGAATGGGGAGGTAGAGaagcacagaaacagagagagggatGTCCCCGGCTGCGCTTGAGGACCATTGGCATCGTGACCACCGTCCAATCTCTTGGCATCCCCAAGAACGTCCTGCCACCCATTCCCCGGACTGTTCCAATCATCTCATATCAGCTCCcctgagggaactgaggccagcGGGGGTGGGCTCTTCCCAAGGTCACCAGCTCCATCCTGGACACCACAGGGGTCAGGTCAGACAGCTTCATTTTTATTACCAGAGTTTTCCATAAACGCACACCCTGTCAGACCACGCCTCCCCAGCCCTCCAGTCCCCAGGCAGATCACcccaataaattaataataaatacaaacataaataCATAGGTTTGGGCCAGGAGGGAGCAGACAGCAATGGTTAGGAATCGGGTATTTCAGGTTCCACGAGCCCATTAGACAGACAAGGACAACTAAAGTCATTTCCATTGCATCTGTGCCATAAGTGAAAGACCAGGGCTGCTCACACGCAGTGGCAGTCCTTGGCCACGAGGTCGTCGAAGGGCGTGAGTGACACGCGGCCGTCGCTGTCTTGGTGCATGAGCACCACCGGATCGTAGCTGGCTGGCACGCAGCATGGGGCAGGCGCAGCATCAGGGTTCAGGCCATGCAGGCGCGCTTGCATCTGCGCGTGCGTGTTAGCCGATCGGAAGTGGCTCGGGCACGCGCCGGTGCACATGCGCACGTCCAGCTCGCGCGGCGCCAACACCCAGTCAGCCCAGCCCAGGTCCTCGAGCGACGCGCGCAGGCTCTGCAGGCGACAGCAGCGCCCCTCCCCTAGCGGGCAACCGTCCCGGGTGCGAGCATGCGCGTGGCGTCGCCCCCTGGTGGCGCTTGTCCGCCAGTGCAGCTCAAGCTGGGGCTGTGCAGAAGACAATGCCTCCAGCAACTGGTCCGGTCGCCGCAACGGTCGCAGGCGTATTGCGGGAGCCCGGGAGCTTCCGAGGCTGAGCTGACGCTGTAGTGGCCGCGTCACGTCCCACGAGCTCCGCGCCTTCGGGGACAGCCGGAGAAGGGCCCTATTCAGGCGGGAGGCTGCCGGGAGCCCCTCAGTTAAGTCGACCCGGGGGATGCGCAGGTGCAGGTGGCCGCCTGGTCCAAGTCGCACTATGGGAGAGAGGGAAACCAGTCATTCACGGGCTTACTGTGTGCCGGgcgcggggtggtggtggtgtgtgtgtgtgcccatttCCTCCAACACCCCAAGCTAGATCTTACCTCACGGCCTTTGCACAAGCTACTTCCTCTACCGGCCACACTCCTCCCCTGAATCTCAGCATGGCTGGTTACATACCACTCCAGCCTGCCTAAAATTGGCACCGACCTATTTTATTTGGTTGTCTATTATTTGCCTCCCCCACCAGAATCTCAGCGGGGATTTCTGTCTGCTTGGTCACCactgtgtctgacacatagtaggtgcttagttAACGAGCTACTGTGTTTTCAACTCTCTGGTTGCCTCCATATCTGAGAAATGAAAGGTGTCTGGCTCCCCAGGATTCTCAGACCTCCAGGCTGGTACAGATGTTGGGGAGACTGGGGAGACTGAGGTTTGAGGGCTCGCAACCCAGTCACTAGGCTCAGAGAGAGGGAAGTTTTCCTGGAGTCCCACAGCACAAGTGGGATTAGGGCGGGATAAGAGCTCTTCCTTCTGGCCTGACATCCACCCCTCAACTCCCAGTTCCTAGCGCAGCCCACATCTCCTTGCACCCCCTCCATCCGCTGGAGGCTCGGTGGAGGGTGTGAAAATACTCCACTCCCTCCCTAAGGCACCAGTCACGTGCAACTTTAGCAGTGCCTTGGCGCGCGATTGCATCAGATTCGGAACCAGCCCAAGCAGGTTCTGCGCATCTCTGTGCACCTCTCTGTCCCTTTCCCCGTCCCGCCCTTCCGCCGGACCCCTGGATCCTTCCCACTGGAAATCCCCCTCCAACCCTTTCCTCACATCCAAGAGCAGGGACCACGTGCCCTCGCCCAACCTTGTCTCTGGGTTCTCCGGACTCTTGGAGTGTTCAGTAGAGTCTCTGGATTCTctggccttagtttccccatctgccacCCGGGGAGGTGTTGTAACATCTCAGGTTGGCTAAGCCTCGCCTGGTCCTGATGCAAACCCAGCCTTTAGTTCCCCCATCAGCCTCGAGGGGTGACTTTCTTGCCGGGTTCatggatgggaaaactgaggctcggcGGCAGGTCTAGGCCTCTatgtttaagaaccactggttAAATGATGGGAGCTGCCCAGGGTGGGGTCTCCGAGATTTTACTCACGCTTTGGAGTGACTACCAGGACTTGAGGAAGGGGAATGAGGTCCGGGTTCGAGTCTTCCCGGGTCTGGTTCGCTCGAAGCCGGGTCAGCAAATCTTCGTAGCGTTTCCGCAACTCCCGGAATCTGGAGACATCAGGACTGGAGTGCACGTTTGAGGGTCCCGGGAAAGTGGGGAGGTGCTCCTGGGCCAGAGATAGGGCGCCTCGCGACGGCAGCCAGGAGAACATGAACAGCATCAGCAGCATCGGAGAGCAGTGTGGTGGTGTCGGTCTCTGCCCTGGCATGGCTGTGTTAGTTAAGCTCTAAGCTGGGACTGACCGGACGCTGCTGGACTAGCCTTTATAGTCCCCGGACTTTGTCCGCCCCCGCCTGCCTGGTCCCGCCCACCGTGAGTGCAGAGTAAACACTCCAGGGACCACAACTGGGCGGGGTCTTCGGCTGCTTTTCAGGGGGCAGTGCTTTCTGATGGGTAGGAGCTCCTCGGTATGCTGGGAAATCCCCCTCaggagcctctctgagcctcagtatcctcttctgtgaaatgggaacatcATCCCAGCTTGGTGGACTGGAGGGAAGAATAATTTTCTCAAAAAAGATTTATTACTATGTGCTAAACTCCACAACAGGAGCTTAAGGGATGAGGTGGCTTTCTTCCCTGATGAGATTCCTGCTCTCCCCTCTTTGCTTAGGGTCAAAGGCTGAAGATAGTGAAAAACaaaggaagcagaggaaaaaaaaaaacggccAGAAAGTGCAACCTGGGGCAAACCATTCCTCTCCATCACacctctatttcttcatctggaaaataaggAAGGATTGAGACTTTCACTGGAGAGAAGGTCAAATGA of Delphinus delphis chromosome 3, mDelDel1.2, whole genome shotgun sequence contains these proteins:
- the GDF15 gene encoding growth/differentiation factor 15 — encoded protein: MPGQRPTPPHCSPMLLMLFMFSWLPSRGALSLAQEHLPTFPGPSNVHSSPDVSRFRELRKRYEDLLTRLRANQTREDSNPDLIPLPQVLVVTPKLRLGPGGHLHLRIPRVDLTEGLPAASRLNRALLRLSPKARSSWDVTRPLQRQLSLGSSRAPAIRLRPLRRPDQLLEALSSAQPQLELHWRTSATRGRRHAHARTRDGCPLGEGRCCRLQSLRASLEDLGWADWVLAPRELDVRMCTGACPSHFRSANTHAQMQARLHGLNPDAAPAPCCVPASYDPVVLMHQDSDGRVSLTPFDDLVAKDCHCV